A single Fusobacterium hominis DNA region contains:
- the cdd gene encoding cytidine deaminase — MDIFKEYKDIIDMAFKAMGNAYAPYSNYHVGACVKTKDGKYHIGANIENASYGLTNCAERSALFNVFSQGYRKDDIESMALVTGGNTLGTPCGACRQVMIELLKRDTPIVVANKNNQAMVTTIEELLPYSFTNDDLK; from the coding sequence ATGGATATTTTCAAAGAATATAAAGACATAATAGATATGGCTTTTAAAGCAATGGGTAATGCCTATGCACCATATTCAAATTATCACGTTGGAGCATGTGTTAAGACAAAAGATGGAAAATATCACATAGGTGCAAATATAGAAAATGCATCTTATGGACTTACAAATTGTGCTGAAAGAAGTGCTCTTTTTAATGTGTTTTCACAAGGGTATAGAAAAGATGATATAGAATCAATGGCTCTTGTGACAGGAGGTAACACTCTAGGAACTCCTTGTGGAGCATGTAGACAAGTTATGATTGAACTTTTAAAAAGAGATACACCTATAGTTGTAGCAAATAAAAATAACCAAGCTATGGTAACCACAATAGAGGAATTATTACCATATTCATTTACAAATGATGATTTAAAATAG
- a CDS encoding antitoxin — protein MDNLIITVGTSLIENYIAHNHNKDITKENILHYYEKERIEDLRDKRFGSEIVSVENLREKGIFSGKRLYMINHDTVNGKLAGEVLEEFFIKKGIVQEVIRKSISKVDKRHPVAFRTEGLKNLVEEIGNIVEQVANKYNVAVCTVGGYTAEIFMVSLMAQILGIKSYFMFREFEDVTEIPPLPIKLDYNYYLENKEFFNIIATTKPVEKSAVEKYLKQEVELSYFVEEIKKEDKTYLTLSAIGYYYLKTVKSSHNLPRRTSNINISDKEIPSCSITARPPELEEMIKMLKASPYVNKLKVVFYNPNRRLKVSKFFILDSDDFESALALELKTSVGGFRIDIYTVATTKKEHESLMIYFNENFL, from the coding sequence TTGGACAATTTAATTATTACAGTAGGGACAAGTTTAATTGAAAATTACATTGCTCATAATCATAACAAAGATATAACTAAAGAAAATATTTTACATTATTATGAGAAAGAAAGAATAGAGGATTTAAGAGATAAGCGATTTGGATCTGAAATTGTTTCCGTTGAAAATTTAAGAGAAAAAGGAATCTTTTCAGGAAAACGTTTATATATGATAAATCATGATACAGTAAATGGAAAATTAGCTGGAGAGGTTCTTGAAGAATTTTTTATAAAAAAGGGAATTGTTCAAGAAGTTATTCGTAAATCTATAAGTAAAGTAGACAAACGTCATCCAGTGGCTTTTAGAACAGAAGGTTTAAAAAATTTAGTTGAAGAAATTGGTAATATTGTTGAACAAGTAGCTAATAAATATAATGTTGCAGTATGCACAGTTGGTGGATATACAGCAGAAATTTTTATGGTTAGCCTTATGGCTCAAATTCTTGGAATAAAATCTTATTTCATGTTTAGAGAATTTGAAGATGTTACTGAGATTCCACCTTTACCTATAAAACTTGATTATAATTATTATCTTGAGAACAAAGAATTTTTCAATATCATTGCTACTACTAAACCAGTTGAAAAATCAGCTGTTGAAAAATATTTAAAACAAGAAGTAGAACTAAGTTATTTTGTAGAGGAGATAAAAAAAGAAGATAAAACATATTTAACTCTTTCAGCTATTGGATATTATTATCTAAAAACTGTTAAAAGTTCACATAATCTTCCAAGAAGAACTTCTAATATCAATATAAGTGATAAAGAAATTCCTTCTTGTTCTATTACAGCAAGACCACCTGAACTTGAAGAGATGATTAAAATGCTTAAAGCATCTCCTTATGTCAATAAACTTAAAGTTGTTTTCTATAATCCAAATAGAAGACTTAAAGTTTCAAAATTCTTTATCCTTGATAGTGATGATTTTGAAAGTGCTTTAGCATTAGAACTTAAAACATCAGTTGGAGGCTTCAGAATAGATATCTATACTGTTGCTACAACTAAAAAAGAACATGAATCTTTAATGATTTACTTTAACGAAAACTTCCTTTAA
- a CDS encoding type I phosphomannose isomerase catalytic subunit, with the protein MYPLKFKRHFVDKVWGGRAFNKILNMDVSEEKLIGESWEVSSHRNGMSIVENGDLKGKTLKELVEEYKDKLVGVGVYKKYGSKFPLLIKYLDINDRLSVQVHPNDEYALKYENEFGKSECWYIMEASSDAKLILGIKSGISKSEFVERTKVNNFDGVFNEIAVKKGDFINITPGLVHASLSGNILLCEIQQSSDTTYRIYDFNRKVDGKLRELHLEKAYDVIDFNKYPEINNERVAEYIGTTLKEKLLRCEYFNVDRLKIEKEYTDLKSENFKIYSILDGLGNLVVNGYEYPLKKGDNYLIPANLEVVITGNIELLKSWI; encoded by the coding sequence ATGTACCCTTTAAAATTTAAAAGGCATTTTGTAGATAAAGTGTGGGGTGGAAGAGCCTTTAATAAAATATTAAATATGGATGTGTCTGAAGAAAAATTAATTGGAGAATCTTGGGAAGTAAGCAGTCATCGAAATGGAATGTCGATAGTTGAAAATGGTGATTTGAAAGGGAAAACTTTAAAGGAACTAGTAGAAGAGTATAAAGATAAGCTTGTTGGTGTAGGTGTATATAAGAAATATGGAAGTAAATTTCCATTATTGATAAAATATTTAGATATAAATGATAGACTTTCAGTTCAAGTACATCCAAATGATGAATATGCTTTAAAATATGAAAATGAGTTTGGAAAAAGTGAGTGCTGGTATATTATGGAGGCAAGTTCTGATGCTAAACTTATTTTAGGAATAAAATCAGGAATAAGTAAATCCGAATTTGTTGAGAGAACAAAGGTTAATAATTTTGATGGTGTTTTTAATGAAATAGCTGTAAAAAAAGGAGATTTTATAAATATAACTCCAGGGTTGGTTCATGCTAGTTTAAGTGGAAATATTTTATTATGTGAAATTCAACAAAGTTCTGACACTACTTATAGGATATATGATTTTAATCGTAAAGTTGATGGGAAATTAAGAGAGTTACATTTAGAAAAAGCTTATGATGTAATTGATTTTAATAAATATCCAGAAATAAATAATGAAAGAGTAGCAGAATATATTGGGACAACGTTAAAAGAAAAATTATTAAGATGTGAGTATTTCAACGTAGATAGATTAAAAATAGAAAAAGAATATACAGATTTAAAAAGTGAAAATTTTAAAATTTATTCTATTTTAGATGGATTAGGAAATTTGGTTGTAAATGGGTATGAATATCCATTAAAAAAAGGAGACAACTATCTTATTCCAGCTAATTTAGAAGTTGTTATAACTGGAAATATAGAGTTATTAAAATCATGGATATGA
- the deoD gene encoding purine-nucleoside phosphorylase, with product MTPHNNAKLGDIAKNVLMPGDPLRAKFIAETFLENVRQVNAVRNMFAFTGTYKGKEITVMGSGMGMPSIGIYSYELYKFYGVENIIRVGSAGSYVDSLDLYDVVLANSSWSQSTFARVQNGSTSDTEYPSEDLNARIEKAAAKLNIPLHLEKLHSSDVFYTEQNVDGYKEISSKYGCACVEMESFALFHNAKVLGKNAACLLTISDSFTSNKQTTAEERQTAFTKMIEVALETFVD from the coding sequence ATGACACCACATAATAATGCAAAATTAGGAGATATAGCAAAAAATGTTTTAATGCCAGGAGATCCTTTAAGAGCAAAATTTATAGCTGAAACTTTTCTTGAGAATGTAAGACAAGTTAATGCAGTAAGAAATATGTTTGCTTTTACAGGAACTTATAAAGGAAAAGAAATTACAGTAATGGGTTCAGGAATGGGAATGCCTTCAATAGGAATATATTCATATGAACTTTATAAATTTTATGGAGTGGAAAATATAATTCGTGTAGGATCTGCAGGATCATATGTTGATTCATTAGATTTATATGATGTTGTATTAGCAAATAGTTCTTGGAGCCAATCAACATTTGCTCGTGTTCAAAATGGATCAACTTCAGATACTGAATATCCAAGTGAAGATTTAAATGCAAGAATTGAAAAAGCAGCAGCGAAATTAAATATTCCTCTTCACTTAGAAAAACTTCATTCAAGTGATGTTTTCTATACTGAACAAAATGTTGATGGATATAAAGAAATAAGCTCAAAATATGGATGTGCTTGTGTTGAGATGGAAAGTTTTGCATTATTCCACAATGCAAAGGTATTAGGAAAAAATGCAGCATGTCTTTTAACAATTTCTGATTCATTTACTTCGAATAAACAAACAACTGCTGAAGAAAGACAAACTGCTTTCACAAAAATGATTGAGGTAGCTTTAGAAACTTTTGTTGACTAA
- a CDS encoding DUF1667 domain-containing protein: protein MIKEMVCIVCPMGCHLKIDTKTLDVTGNTCPRGAVYAKEELTAPKRVITSTVKIEGGIHRRLPVKTSTSIPKELNFKCMELLNGITVQSPVKHGQILIHNVLGTGADIVACRDM from the coding sequence ATGATAAAAGAAATGGTATGTATTGTTTGCCCTATGGGTTGTCATCTTAAAATCGACACTAAAACACTAGATGTTACAGGAAATACTTGTCCAAGAGGAGCTGTTTACGCAAAAGAAGAACTTACAGCCCCTAAAAGAGTTATCACTTCTACTGTTAAAATAGAAGGAGGTATTCATCGTAGATTACCTGTTAAAACTAGTACAAGTATCCCTAAAGAACTAAACTTTAAATGTATGGAGCTTTTAAACGGAATTACTGTACAATCTCCTGTAAAACATGGTCAAATTTTAATTCATAATGTACTTGGAACAGGAGCAGACATTGTTGCATGTAGAGACATGTAA
- the udp gene encoding uridine phosphorylase: protein MKYAEEGLQYHINLRQGDVGKYVILPGDPKRCAKIAKHFDDAKLVADSREYVTYTGYLDGVKVSVTSTGIGGPSAAIALEELVKAGADTFLRVGTCGGMQKEIMGGDLVIATGAIRMEGTSKEYAPIEFPAVADLDIVNALVKSAKELNKTYHVGVVQCKDSFYGQHSPETKPVSYELMDKWNAWLRLGCKASEMESAALFIVGSYLNVRVGSSFLVVANQEREKLGLENPVIHDTEAAIEITIQAIRNLIKEDKEKGKI, encoded by the coding sequence ATGAAATACGCTGAAGAGGGTTTACAATATCATATTAACTTGAGACAAGGAGATGTTGGTAAGTATGTAATACTTCCAGGAGATCCTAAACGTTGTGCAAAAATAGCTAAACATTTTGATGATGCAAAACTTGTTGCAGACAGCAGAGAATATGTTACATACACAGGATATCTTGATGGAGTTAAAGTAAGTGTAACTTCAACAGGAATAGGAGGGCCATCTGCTGCTATAGCTTTAGAGGAGTTAGTTAAAGCTGGAGCAGATACATTTTTACGTGTTGGAACATGTGGTGGAATGCAAAAAGAAATAATGGGTGGAGATCTAGTTATTGCTACTGGAGCTATTCGTATGGAAGGAACAAGTAAAGAATACGCACCAATAGAATTTCCAGCAGTTGCAGATCTTGATATAGTTAATGCACTTGTTAAATCAGCAAAAGAACTAAACAAAACATATCATGTTGGAGTAGTTCAATGTAAAGACTCATTTTATGGACAACACTCACCAGAGACTAAACCAGTAAGTTATGAACTTATGGATAAGTGGAATGCATGGCTTCGTTTAGGATGTAAAGCATCTGAAATGGAATCAGCAGCACTATTTATAGTTGGAAGTTATTTAAACGTTCGTGTAGGATCGTCATTTTTAGTTGTAGCAAATCAAGAAAGAGAAAAACTAGGATTAGAAAATCCGGTTATTCATGACACAGAAGCTGCAATAGAAATTACAATTCAAGCGATTCGTAACTTAATCAAAGAAGATAAAGAAAAAGGAAAAATTTAA
- a CDS encoding ROK family protein has product MLFGSIEAGGTKFVCAIGNEKGIILEKEVFETLDPESTMNNVITFFKNKNILALGVGSFGPLQLNKRKDKYGYITTTPKKLWQNYNLLGKLRESFNIPIGLDTDVNIAALGEYIYGAAKGLNSCFYMTVGTGIGAGIVSEGKIIHGLLHPEVGHIMVPMEKTDNFIGICPFHKNCLEGFASGPAIEKRWNMKGTKIPKDHKCWDLESYYLAFAVSQAVLMYSPEKIILGGGVMKQEHLFPKIRKKVIEILGNYIKVEEITHNIDSYIVYPVLGENAGICGGLALAIKEYKKWRKKNVPFKI; this is encoded by the coding sequence ATGTTATTTGGATCAATAGAAGCTGGTGGAACAAAATTTGTTTGTGCTATTGGAAATGAAAAAGGAATAATATTGGAAAAAGAAGTTTTTGAAACTTTAGATCCAGAGAGCACAATGAATAATGTAATAACTTTTTTTAAAAATAAAAATATTTTAGCTTTAGGGGTAGGATCTTTTGGACCTTTACAATTAAATAAAAGAAAAGATAAATATGGTTATATAACTACTACTCCAAAAAAATTATGGCAAAATTATAATTTATTAGGAAAATTAAGAGAGAGTTTTAATATTCCAATAGGTCTAGATACTGATGTTAATATTGCAGCATTAGGAGAATATATTTATGGAGCAGCCAAAGGATTAAATTCATGTTTTTATATGACAGTTGGGACAGGTATAGGCGCTGGAATAGTTAGTGAAGGAAAAATAATTCATGGATTATTACATCCTGAAGTGGGGCATATAATGGTTCCAATGGAAAAAACTGATAATTTTATAGGAATATGTCCTTTTCATAAAAATTGTTTAGAAGGATTTGCATCAGGTCCAGCGATTGAGAAAAGATGGAATATGAAAGGAACTAAAATTCCAAAAGATCACAAATGTTGGGATTTAGAATCTTACTATCTTGCATTTGCGGTAAGTCAAGCTGTACTTATGTACTCACCAGAAAAAATAATATTAGGTGGTGGAGTTATGAAGCAAGAGCATCTATTTCCTAAAATTAGAAAAAAGGTAATAGAGATATTGGGAAACTATATAAAAGTAGAAGAAATAACTCATAATATAGATAGCTATATTGTATATCCAGTTCTAGGAGAGAATGCAGGAATTTGTGGTGGATTAGCATTAGCAATTAAAGAATATAAAAAATGGAGGAAAAAGAATGTACCCTTTAAAATTTAA
- a CDS encoding MipA/OmpV family protein, with amino-acid sequence MKKLSLLLGLIVAASQMTFANNSIGIGFGTTSPIYHSDKNNYALPLVDLKYKGFFITGDNPYGIAVGYNLLKRDNYVLSLYGLPFGGYNIKSKDMKSGYKTIDSRDTTIMGGIDFTYHPEFIDVVTSVSAEYGEHGGNVNLRLSKPYFITPRFTLVPTITFTYYNSDFIDYYFGVENHELNDENITETYDGKSSYRYGAGLLGNYKLTDHFSVTAFTGVTKISDGISDSPIADKDVIFMLGTGILYTF; translated from the coding sequence ATGAAAAAATTATCACTTTTATTGGGACTAATTGTAGCAGCGTCACAAATGACATTTGCTAATAATAGTATCGGAATAGGTTTTGGAACTACTTCACCTATATATCATAGTGACAAAAATAATTATGCACTTCCTCTAGTAGATTTAAAATATAAAGGTTTTTTTATAACAGGAGATAATCCTTACGGTATTGCTGTTGGATATAATCTTTTAAAAAGAGACAACTATGTTTTATCTCTATATGGGTTACCTTTTGGTGGATATAATATAAAATCAAAAGATATGAAAAGTGGATACAAAACTATTGATAGCAGAGATACTACTATAATGGGAGGAATAGATTTTACTTATCATCCAGAATTTATCGATGTTGTAACTTCTGTATCAGCAGAGTATGGTGAGCATGGTGGAAATGTTAACTTAAGATTAAGTAAACCTTATTTCATAACTCCAAGATTTACTCTTGTTCCTACTATTACATTTACTTATTATAATTCTGATTTCATTGACTACTATTTTGGAGTTGAAAATCATGAATTAAATGATGAAAATATCACAGAAACTTATGATGGAAAAAGCTCATATAGATATGGAGCAGGACTTTTAGGAAACTATAAATTAACAGATCATTTCTCTGTAACAGCTTTTACAGGAGTAACTAAAATATCTGATGGAATAAGTGACTCACCTATTGCTGACAAAGATGTTATTTTTATGTTAGGAACAGGTATCCTTTATACTTTCTAA
- a CDS encoding NAD(P)/FAD-dependent oxidoreductase: protein MRFDLVVIGGGPGGLAAAIEAKKNGVDSILVIERDKELGGILQQCIHNGFGLHEFKEELTGPEYAERFIKELKKMNIEFKLDTMVLDITPEKIVHAINTKDGYMAIEAKAVILAMGCRERTRGAISIPGERPAGIFTAGTAQRFINMEGYMVGKKVVILGSGDIGLIMARRMTLEGAEVKAVVELMPFSGGLARNIAQCLNDYNIPLYLSHTVVDIQGKERLKKVIIAKVDENRRPIPGTEIEYDCDTLLLSVGLIPENDISRNTGIEIDRRTSGPIVNEMMETSIPGIFACGNVVHVHDLVDFVSAEARKAGKAAAKYIKNEAVKGDYIDIKTGFGITYTVPQKYRLENIENALEISMRVNNIYKDMRLQVKDGDRIIVNMKKQHLAPGEMEKIMVPKKLLETVQNKELVVTLVEEKGDK from the coding sequence ATGAGATTTGATTTAGTAGTTATTGGTGGAGGACCAGGAGGTCTAGCTGCTGCAATAGAAGCAAAAAAAAATGGTGTAGACAGCATTTTAGTTATAGAAAGAGATAAAGAATTAGGTGGAATACTTCAACAATGTATTCATAATGGTTTTGGACTTCATGAATTTAAAGAAGAACTTACAGGACCTGAATATGCTGAAAGATTTATAAAAGAATTAAAAAAAATGAATATAGAATTTAAGCTTGATACTATGGTTTTAGACATAACTCCAGAAAAAATAGTACATGCTATAAATACAAAAGATGGATATATGGCAATCGAAGCTAAAGCAGTTATTTTAGCTATGGGATGTAGAGAAAGAACAAGAGGAGCTATTTCTATCCCTGGAGAAAGACCTGCTGGAATATTTACTGCTGGAACAGCACAAAGATTTATTAACATGGAAGGATATATGGTTGGTAAAAAAGTTGTCATTTTAGGATCTGGAGATATCGGACTTATCATGGCAAGAAGAATGACATTAGAAGGAGCAGAAGTTAAAGCTGTAGTTGAATTAATGCCATTTTCAGGCGGTTTAGCAAGAAACATTGCTCAATGTCTAAACGACTACAATATTCCTTTATATCTTAGCCATACAGTAGTTGATATTCAAGGAAAAGAAAGACTAAAAAAAGTTATCATTGCAAAAGTTGATGAAAATAGAAGACCTATTCCTGGAACAGAAATAGAATATGATTGCGATACACTTCTTCTTTCTGTAGGACTTATTCCTGAAAATGATATCTCTAGAAATACTGGTATTGAAATAGATAGAAGAACTTCTGGACCTATTGTAAATGAGATGATGGAAACTAGCATCCCTGGAATATTTGCTTGTGGTAATGTTGTACATGTACATGACTTAGTTGACTTCGTTAGTGCTGAAGCAAGAAAAGCTGGTAAAGCTGCAGCTAAATATATAAAAAATGAAGCTGTAAAAGGAGACTATATAGATATTAAAACAGGTTTTGGTATCACTTATACTGTGCCTCAAAAATATAGACTTGAAAATATAGAAAATGCTCTTGAAATATCAATGAGAGTAAATAATATTTATAAAGATATGAGACTTCAAGTTAAAGATGGAGATAGAATTATTGTAAATATGAAAAAACAACATCTTGCACCTGGAGAAATGGAAAAAATTATGGTTCCTAAAAAATTACTTGAAACTGTTCAAAATAAAGAACTTGTTGTTACCCTTGTAGAAGAGAAAGGAGATAAGTAA
- the deoC gene encoding deoxyribose-phosphate aldolase, with protein sequence MDKKEILKIVDHTLLGQASTWEEIKQILDDSIKYNAASACIPPSFVKRAKEYVGDKLAICTVIGFPNGYNTTAVKVFETEDAIKNGAQEIDMVINIGDLKDKNYDAILNEIKEIHRACNGKILKVIIETCLLTEEEKIKMCEIVTESGAEYIKTSTGFSTAGATFEDVELMNKYVGKNVKIKAAGGIASLEDAQKFMSLGAERLGTSRIVKIIKGEEAKGY encoded by the coding sequence ATGGACAAAAAAGAGATATTAAAGATTGTTGATCATACACTTTTAGGACAAGCTTCTACTTGGGAAGAGATAAAACAAATACTTGATGATAGTATCAAATATAATGCTGCATCAGCATGTATACCTCCTTCTTTTGTAAAAAGAGCAAAAGAATATGTTGGAGATAAATTAGCAATATGTACAGTCATTGGTTTTCCTAACGGCTATAATACAACTGCTGTTAAAGTATTTGAAACAGAAGATGCAATAAAAAATGGAGCTCAAGAAATAGATATGGTCATTAATATAGGAGATTTAAAAGATAAAAATTATGATGCTATATTAAATGAAATAAAAGAAATTCATAGAGCTTGTAATGGAAAAATATTAAAAGTTATTATAGAAACTTGTCTTTTAACTGAAGAAGAAAAAATTAAAATGTGTGAAATAGTAACTGAATCAGGAGCTGAATATATAAAAACATCTACAGGTTTTTCAACTGCAGGAGCAACATTTGAAGATGTAGAGCTTATGAATAAATATGTTGGAAAAAATGTAAAAATTAAAGCTGCTGGTGGAATTGCTTCACTAGAAGATGCACAAAAATTTATGTCTTTAGGGGCTGAAAGATTAGGAACAAGTAGAATAGTAAAAATAATCAAAGGTGAAGAGGCTAAAGGTTATTAA
- a CDS encoding NupC/NupG family nucleoside CNT transporter, whose protein sequence is MKGVIILLGIILVLLLMYLISSKKKDIKMSIVAKAMIAQFVIAILLVKFPYGRIVVSKISQVVIEVLNYGFNGLSFVFGSLADPGQATGFIFVVTVLGNIVFLSALVSALFYLGVLGFVVKIIGKVVGKFLGTSQVESFVAVANMFLGQTESPILVSKYLGSMTQSEIMVVLVSGMGSMSATIIGGYVALGIPMEYLLIASALVPLGSIAISKILLPETEKAEFIEDVSMDRKGHHENIISAVTEGAVNGMSAAIAIAASLIAFISLTALINGVLGIFGCSLEKIFSYVFSPIGYFMGLDGNNIFLAGELLGYKLVLNEFIAFQKLGQLIQALDYRTGLIISIALAGFANFSSMGICISGISVLCPEKRSVLARLAFKAMIGGFTVSVLSAMIVAFITAL, encoded by the coding sequence ATGAAAGGTGTTATAATTCTACTAGGGATAATTTTAGTATTACTACTTATGTACCTTATTTCATCTAAGAAGAAAGATATTAAAATGTCTATTGTGGCAAAGGCAATGATTGCTCAATTTGTAATAGCTATTTTGCTTGTTAAATTTCCGTACGGAAGAATAGTGGTATCAAAAATATCACAAGTTGTAATAGAAGTATTAAACTATGGTTTTAATGGACTTTCTTTTGTATTTGGAAGTTTAGCTGATCCAGGACAAGCTACTGGATTTATATTTGTGGTAACTGTATTGGGGAACATAGTTTTCTTATCAGCGTTAGTTTCAGCACTATTTTACTTAGGAGTGTTGGGATTTGTTGTTAAAATAATAGGAAAAGTTGTTGGTAAATTCCTTGGTACAAGCCAAGTTGAAAGTTTCGTTGCTGTTGCTAATATGTTTTTAGGACAGACAGAGAGTCCTATACTTGTAAGTAAATATCTTGGAAGTATGACTCAAAGTGAAATTATGGTTGTTCTTGTATCAGGAATGGGTAGTATGTCAGCTACAATAATAGGTGGATATGTAGCACTTGGAATACCTATGGAATATCTTTTAATAGCATCAGCTCTAGTACCTCTCGGAAGTATAGCTATTTCTAAAATACTACTTCCAGAGACAGAAAAAGCTGAATTTATAGAAGATGTAAGTATGGATAGAAAAGGTCATCATGAAAATATTATTTCAGCAGTTACAGAAGGAGCTGTTAATGGAATGAGTGCTGCTATTGCAATAGCTGCTTCATTAATCGCTTTTATTTCACTTACAGCACTTATAAACGGAGTACTTGGAATATTTGGATGCAGTCTAGAAAAAATATTCTCATATGTATTCTCACCAATTGGGTATTTTATGGGACTTGATGGAAATAACATCTTTTTAGCAGGAGAACTTTTAGGATATAAACTTGTATTAAATGAATTTATTGCATTCCAAAAGTTAGGACAACTTATACAAGCACTAGACTATAGAACTGGATTAATAATAAGTATAGCACTAGCAGGATTTGCTAATTTCTCAAGTATGGGTATTTGTATATCAGGTATTTCAGTTTTATGTCCCGAAAAAAGAAGTGTATTAGCAAGACTTGCTTTTAAAGCAATGATAGGTGGATTTACAGTAAGTGTACTAAGTGCTATGATAGTTGCTTTTATTACAGCATTATAA
- a CDS encoding phosphopentomutase, with the protein MKKYKRVFVIVMDSLGIGAMKDSEKFGDIGVDTLGHIAESVDSLTIPNLQKLGIANLHPIKHVNKVENPMGYYAALNEASVGKDTMTGHWEMMGLHIQKPFQTFTDTGFPKELIEELEKRCNRKIVGNKSASGTEILDEYGEHEIATGDMIVYTSADSVLQICGHEKYMGLENLYKYCEIARELTMKDEWKVGRIIARPYIGEKKGEFVRTSNRHDYALKPYGQTALNALKDAGYDVISVGKIADIFVEEGITKAYKSKSSVHGMEQTIEISKDDFTGLCFVNLVDFDALWGHRRNPVGYAQEIEKFDKNLGVLLPNLKDDDLLIITADHGNDPTYKGTDHTREQVPFLAYSPSMIGNGDLGTFDTFAIIGNTIADNFEVKMPEGTIGYSILEKLK; encoded by the coding sequence ATGAAAAAATATAAAAGAGTATTTGTCATAGTAATGGATTCATTAGGAATTGGTGCTATGAAGGATTCAGAAAAGTTTGGAGATATTGGAGTAGATACACTTGGGCATATTGCAGAGTCTGTAGATTCATTAACAATTCCTAATTTACAAAAATTAGGAATTGCAAATCTTCATCCAATTAAACACGTAAATAAAGTGGAAAATCCTATGGGGTATTATGCAGCTTTAAATGAAGCTAGTGTTGGAAAAGATACCATGACAGGACACTGGGAAATGATGGGGCTTCATATCCAAAAGCCATTCCAAACATTTACTGATACTGGATTTCCTAAAGAACTAATAGAAGAACTTGAAAAAAGATGCAACAGAAAAATAGTTGGAAATAAATCAGCAAGTGGAACAGAAATACTCGATGAATATGGAGAACATGAAATTGCAACTGGAGATATGATTGTATATACAAGTGCAGATTCTGTTTTACAAATTTGTGGGCATGAAAAATATATGGGACTTGAAAATCTTTACAAATATTGTGAAATAGCTAGAGAACTTACAATGAAAGATGAATGGAAAGTTGGAAGAATAATTGCAAGACCATATATTGGAGAGAAAAAAGGAGAATTTGTAAGAACTTCAAATAGACATGATTACGCATTAAAACCATATGGTCAAACAGCATTAAATGCATTAAAAGATGCAGGATATGATGTGATTTCTGTAGGGAAAATAGCTGATATATTTGTTGAAGAAGGAATTACAAAAGCTTATAAATCAAAAAGTTCTGTTCATGGAATGGAACAAACTATAGAGATATCAAAAGATGATTTTACAGGACTTTGTTTTGTAAATTTAGTAGATTTTGATGCTCTATGGGGACATAGAAGAAATCCTGTTGGATATGCACAAGAAATAGAAAAGTTTGATAAAAATTTAGGCGTTTTATTGCCAAATTTAAAAGATGATGATCTTTTAATTATAACAGCTGATCATGGAAATGATCCAACTTATAAAGGAACAGATCATACAAGAGAACAAGTTCCATTTTTAGCTTATTCACCATCTATGATAGGAAATGGAGATCTAGGTACATTTGATACTTTTGCAATTATTGGAAATACTATTGCTGATAATTTTGAAGTAAAAATGCCAGAAGGAACAATAGGATATTCTATACTCGAAAAATTAAAATAA